The proteins below come from a single Mya arenaria isolate MELC-2E11 chromosome 8, ASM2691426v1 genomic window:
- the LOC128243490 gene encoding M-phase phosphoprotein 6-like yields the protein MARDESKTSLSGNVLQMKFMKRSALRIEKEKSEEERKLIIDDEHWVLDLPKIEGKESKYVIESSIARCENLLFGRMSFQGCNPEVEKLMKLHNNQLALDEAERKENENSVNDQEMAERYSTLVGTMAKKFSKKRDRTSVEMSQQEAPTSSKKSKKQFMKPADD from the exons ATGGCTAGGGACGAATCGAAAACCAGTCTTTCTGGGAATGTTCTGCAGATGAAG TTTATGAAGAGAAGTGCTCTAAGGATTGAAAAAGAGAAGAGTGAAGAAGAACGCAAGCTGATAATTGATGACGAACACTGGGTCCTAGACCTGCCGAAAATTGAGGGCAAGGA AAGCAAATATGTGATAGAGTCAAGCATAGCAAGATGTGAAAACCTGCTGTTTGGAAGGATGTCTTTTCAAGGTTGTAATCCAGAAGTTGAG AAACTCATGAAACTTCACAACAACCAGTTAGCCCTTGATGAAGCTGAGAGGAAAGAAAATGAGAACAGCGTCAATGACCAGGAAATGGCTGAAAG GTACAGCACGCTAGTCGGAACAATGGCCAAGAAGTTCTCAAAGAAGCGAGACCGCACATCAGTTGAAATGTCCCAGCAAGAGGCTCCTACATCCAGTAAAAAATCTAAGAAACAGTTCATGAAACCAGCGGATGATTga